In Flavobacterium gelatinilyticum, a genomic segment contains:
- a CDS encoding carbonic anhydrase family protein: MKRTILSVYTITAFMLFSCNNSEKKQDCPQILPIPTPLRERVLTAEEQAALTPDAVIKSLKDGNQRFATNNVTARDHSAMVRNAVKGQFPKAVILSCLDSRIPVEDVFDKGIGDLFVGRVAGNFANIDLLGSMEFGCKIMKAKLILVLGHESCGAITYTIKGAKLGNITAMLENIKPAVTASQDFDGDKTAANPKYVEYVAKNNVINTIKTIRAKSPILKGMEDSGQIKIIGAYYNMQTGVVTFL, encoded by the coding sequence ATGAAAAGAACAATTCTATCAGTTTACACCATTACGGCATTTATGCTTTTTTCCTGTAATAATTCGGAAAAGAAACAAGACTGCCCTCAAATCCTGCCAATTCCAACCCCTTTAAGAGAAAGGGTACTAACAGCAGAAGAACAGGCTGCTCTGACTCCCGATGCTGTAATAAAAAGCCTGAAAGATGGCAACCAACGATTTGCAACTAATAATGTCACAGCAAGGGATCATTCGGCAATGGTACGAAATGCGGTAAAAGGACAGTTTCCAAAAGCGGTTATACTTTCGTGTCTGGACAGCCGAATTCCTGTAGAGGATGTATTTGATAAAGGTATCGGCGATCTTTTTGTAGGACGCGTTGCAGGTAATTTTGCCAATATTGATTTACTGGGAAGTATGGAGTTTGGATGTAAAATTATGAAAGCAAAGCTCATTCTTGTTTTAGGGCATGAATCCTGCGGAGCCATTACCTACACAATCAAAGGTGCAAAACTGGGCAATATAACTGCCATGCTCGAAAATATAAAACCGGCAGTAACAGCCTCGCAGGACTTTGACGGCGATAAAACAGCAGCGAATCCAAAATATGTAGAATATGTTGCAAAAAATAATGTCATCAATACCATCAAGACCATTAGAGCAAAAAGTCCTATTTTGAAAGGAATGGAAGATAGTGGTCAAATTAAGATTATTGGCGCTTATTATAATATGCAGACGGGAGTTGTAACCTTTTTATAA
- a CDS encoding DUF5695 domain-containing protein, with protein MKKIKVLVLMISCLIISNNLQAQEYWDKIKAKKATLEIDKGFINLKTKAFELKLVKASQTVASLSPAADKSFDFTPGDRLAIRDKDGLYQLGDINLRIKAPDGSWKSYSTAAKRAAVTALDASGMVLAAADLSNTLPQDIPVAIKRFYEEKNGNLILRFEIKNKTNAALEIGALGIPMIFNNILEGKTLDETHVQNVFFDPYIGKDAGYLEVKRLSGHGPALLLLPEENMPFEAYRPLLDDETPRSIVFEGFHEWMPFSKAYAEQEWKTAEQWNTPASLTLQAGESKSFALKFVIADQIKDIQSVLIQNEHPLAVGVPGYVLPLDVNGQLFLKYKKAVKSLKVEPEGTLVVTEKSKNKNGYFQYSVQGKKWGRARLTVTYEDGLEQTINYKVIKSETQTVADFGHFSTTAQWFNEKNDPFHRNPSVISYDYETKKQVSQDSRVWIAGLSDEGGAGGWLGAIMKQLIEPDKEEIQKLEQFVDKTLWGGIQYNSADTLKYGVKKSVFYYEPKLMPEGTYSKDINYKTWAAWDKKGADDPGRSYNYPHVAAAHWTMYRLARYHEGLVTNHSWDWYLKNAYETSVAMTRLAPYYAQFGQMEGTVFLLILKDLKREGYTEMANDLEAKMKLRADHWRSLNYPFGSEMPWDSTGQEEVYMWSDYFGYADKAKVTLDAILAYVPVMPHWAYNGNARRYWDFLYGGKLSRVERQIHHYGSALNAIPVLEQYKKTPDDFHLLKAGYGGLLGGIANITEDGFGPAAFHSYPETLKIDYLSGDYGSGFFGYAVNTAAFITNEKEYGWLAFGGNVIEKGDEVEVEITTAAKSKVFIAPKKIWLALDAGTFKKVSYNAKTGAITVTLDSKTTYTPNAYLRIDKEVKLPYEKVRGAYKIALKTKPVQITF; from the coding sequence ATGAAAAAAATAAAAGTACTGGTTTTGATGATTTCCTGCTTAATTATTTCAAATAATTTACAGGCACAGGAATATTGGGATAAAATAAAAGCGAAAAAAGCAACACTCGAAATTGACAAAGGATTTATAAATCTAAAGACAAAAGCCTTTGAATTAAAATTAGTAAAAGCATCACAAACCGTTGCGTCTTTATCTCCGGCTGCAGACAAAAGTTTCGATTTTACGCCGGGCGACCGATTAGCTATTCGTGATAAAGACGGATTGTATCAGCTTGGCGATATTAACCTGCGAATCAAAGCCCCGGACGGAAGCTGGAAAAGTTATTCTACAGCTGCAAAACGAGCTGCTGTTACTGCTTTGGATGCATCGGGAATGGTTTTGGCAGCAGCTGATCTTTCGAATACATTACCACAGGATATTCCCGTAGCCATAAAACGTTTTTATGAAGAAAAGAACGGAAACCTGATTCTTAGATTTGAAATAAAAAATAAAACGAATGCAGCTCTGGAAATTGGAGCATTGGGTATTCCGATGATTTTTAATAATATCCTGGAAGGGAAAACATTAGATGAAACCCATGTGCAAAACGTATTTTTTGATCCGTACATTGGTAAAGATGCCGGTTATCTCGAAGTAAAAAGATTGAGCGGACACGGACCTGCACTTTTGCTTCTTCCCGAAGAGAATATGCCGTTTGAAGCCTATCGTCCGTTATTGGATGATGAAACACCAAGAAGTATTGTTTTTGAAGGTTTCCACGAATGGATGCCGTTTAGTAAAGCGTATGCCGAACAGGAATGGAAAACGGCGGAACAATGGAATACGCCTGCATCGCTGACTCTTCAGGCAGGCGAATCGAAAAGTTTTGCTTTGAAGTTTGTAATTGCCGACCAGATCAAAGACATTCAGTCAGTTTTAATTCAGAATGAACATCCTTTGGCAGTTGGTGTTCCCGGATATGTTTTGCCTCTCGATGTAAACGGACAGCTTTTTCTGAAATATAAAAAAGCAGTGAAATCGTTAAAAGTAGAACCCGAAGGCACTTTGGTTGTAACCGAAAAATCAAAAAATAAAAACGGTTATTTTCAGTATTCGGTACAAGGGAAAAAATGGGGAAGAGCCCGATTAACCGTAACGTACGAGGATGGACTGGAACAAACCATTAATTATAAAGTCATAAAATCAGAAACCCAGACGGTGGCAGATTTTGGACATTTTTCGACAACGGCACAATGGTTTAATGAGAAAAACGATCCTTTTCATCGAAATCCTTCGGTAATCTCATACGATTATGAAACTAAAAAACAAGTAAGCCAGGACAGCCGTGTCTGGATTGCCGGTTTAAGCGATGAAGGCGGTGCAGGCGGATGGCTTGGCGCGATCATGAAGCAATTAATTGAACCGGATAAAGAAGAAATACAAAAACTGGAACAATTTGTAGACAAAACACTTTGGGGCGGGATTCAGTACAATTCAGCTGATACTTTAAAATACGGCGTTAAGAAAAGCGTTTTTTATTACGAGCCGAAACTAATGCCCGAAGGAACCTACAGTAAAGACATCAATTATAAAACATGGGCCGCGTGGGATAAAAAAGGCGCTGATGATCCGGGAAGATCTTATAATTACCCGCACGTTGCCGCCGCACACTGGACAATGTACCGTCTGGCACGTTATCATGAAGGTCTGGTTACCAATCACAGCTGGGACTGGTATTTAAAGAATGCCTATGAAACCAGTGTCGCTATGACCAGACTGGCACCATATTATGCACAATTCGGACAAATGGAGGGTACAGTTTTTTTATTGATTTTGAAAGATTTAAAAAGAGAAGGGTATACTGAAATGGCAAACGATCTGGAAGCCAAAATGAAGCTGAGAGCCGATCACTGGCGATCCCTGAATTATCCTTTTGGAAGTGAAATGCCCTGGGATTCAACCGGACAGGAAGAAGTTTATATGTGGTCGGATTATTTTGGCTATGCCGATAAAGCAAAAGTAACCCTTGACGCTATTCTGGCTTATGTACCCGTAATGCCGCACTGGGCCTATAATGGTAACGCACGCAGATACTGGGATTTTCTTTACGGAGGCAAATTATCGAGAGTAGAACGTCAGATTCATCATTACGGATCGGCTTTGAATGCCATTCCGGTTTTGGAACAATACAAAAAAACACCCGATGATTTCCATCTGCTAAAAGCTGGATACGGCGGTTTATTGGGCGGAATTGCCAATATTACCGAAGACGGATTTGGTCCTGCTGCTTTTCATTCGTATCCGGAAACGCTGAAAATAGATTATTTGTCAGGAGATTACGGTTCCGGTTTCTTTGGTTATGCCGTGAATACCGCAGCATTCATCACCAATGAAAAAGAATACGGCTGGCTGGCTTTTGGCGGTAACGTAATAGAAAAAGGAGATGAAGTCGAAGTAGAAATTACCACTGCCGCCAAATCGAAAGTATTTATTGCGCCAAAAAAAATCTGGCTGGCGCTGGATGCAGGAACATTTAAAAAAGTGAGTTATAATGCCAAAACCGGCGCAATTACAGTAACTTTAGACAGCAAAACAACTTATACGCCAAACGCTTATTTACGAATAGACAAAGAGGTTAAACTGCCTTATGAAAAAGTGAGAGGGGCGTATAAAATTGCTTTAAAAACCAAACCTGTTCAAATTACCTTTTAA
- a CDS encoding M24 family metallopeptidase gives MTIGIGGSTAAIELDKIENRTQNVKPIELNEYLERIQKAVRFMKEHSVKVLYINAGTNLYYFTGTLWSASERMVGALLFEDGSLEYIAPKFEEGTFHKYMKVQSAVNCWEEHESPYELIGKLLKNKQLTGGSFAIDESAPYFLVDGISIANRSFSFVNAQQITAGCRMEKSKNEIAIIQQAKDITIEVQKAAAKILRPGITVNEVTDFINKAHIKAGVSSGSYFCIVLFADDTQYPHGVSVPQPLKENEAVIIDTGCRLEGYLSDITRSYVYGEPSEEYRTIWDLEKKTQLAAFEAAQLGSSCGSVDDAARKTLAAAGLSADYSLPGLPHRVGHGTGLDIHEYPYLVRGSEIKLQEGMVVSNEPMICVPGKFGIRHEDHFYMTENGPKWFTIPMHSLDNPFGY, from the coding sequence ATGACAATAGGAATTGGCGGTTCAACTGCAGCCATAGAATTAGATAAAATAGAAAACAGAACTCAAAACGTAAAACCTATTGAGTTAAATGAATATTTAGAGCGTATACAAAAAGCAGTACGGTTCATGAAAGAACATTCGGTAAAAGTACTATACATCAATGCCGGAACGAATTTGTATTATTTTACCGGAACCCTTTGGAGCGCTTCTGAAAGAATGGTCGGAGCCTTGTTGTTTGAAGACGGTTCATTGGAATACATCGCTCCGAAATTTGAAGAAGGAACGTTTCATAAATATATGAAAGTACAATCAGCTGTAAATTGCTGGGAAGAACATGAATCACCATACGAATTGATAGGAAAGCTGCTAAAAAATAAACAATTAACGGGTGGTTCCTTTGCCATAGACGAATCTGCTCCTTATTTTTTAGTCGATGGTATTTCTATTGCAAACCGTTCGTTTAGTTTTGTTAATGCACAGCAGATCACGGCGGGATGCAGAATGGAGAAATCCAAAAATGAAATTGCCATTATACAACAGGCAAAAGATATTACAATCGAAGTACAAAAAGCTGCGGCAAAGATTCTGAGACCCGGAATTACAGTAAACGAAGTGACAGATTTTATTAATAAAGCCCATATTAAAGCCGGAGTATCATCGGGATCGTATTTCTGTATTGTTTTGTTTGCAGATGATACGCAATATCCTCATGGAGTATCGGTTCCGCAGCCATTAAAAGAAAACGAAGCCGTGATTATCGATACTGGATGCAGATTAGAAGGCTATCTTTCGGATATCACAAGATCGTATGTGTACGGCGAACCATCAGAAGAATACAGAACGATCTGGGATTTAGAAAAGAAAACACAGCTTGCCGCTTTTGAAGCCGCACAGCTTGGTTCTTCCTGCGGCTCTGTAGACGATGCTGCCCGAAAAACTTTAGCTGCAGCAGGATTAAGTGCCGATTATAGTTTACCGGGTTTACCGCACAGGGTAGGACACGGAACCGGACTTGACATACACGAATATCCCTATCTGGTAAGAGGAAGCGAAATAAAACTGCAGGAAGGTATGGTAGTCAGCAATGAACCTATGATTTGTGTTCCGGGAAAATTCGGAATCAGACATGAGGATCATTTTTATATGACCGAAAACGGACCAAAATGGTTCACAATACCAATGCATAGTTTAGATAATCCTTTTGGATATTAG
- a CDS encoding family 43 glycosylhydrolase, translating to MSKKKLFYCLILLVFKGFLLAQKKADVTIPGAGNPILPGWFADPAIKKFGDIYYIYATTDNEMLASGAPTVWYSKDFKNWYNYIMEIPSFSSKSITNFWAPDILQGNDGKYYLYFGNCEIGCNIYGYVSDSPVGPWEKLSQDDVPVISNGYPREGFPSLDAQFFQDSDGKIYGYWGTWVHYNGGYAAGELNKDMSSMANSVNIPLEQTPEPFEAAYMMKKDSKYILMYSGASCHDETYNVRYSYSDSPYGPFIPGKNNPVLSTNEDKTVHGPGHHSVLKENDDYYIVYHKHDYPMTRGGLARQVCVDQMIFENDSTIKKVIPSIKGIKDLVKSDVPQNIAFGAKITASSHYHLKSTEYDYEYKPSFAADDNNATMWKAGDNTTPQYLMVDLGAEKKVKRVMTQFEFASYYYQYQIEYSVNGTKWFMYADRSKNQTAGSPMIDDQDVSARYIKLTISGTEKTGLYPAVWNIKIYSSLFEIPLALQNKKSDKSPAVKSTEKLLADIDASKISNEELSYSIKNKGSLKGNFIKEGDVRLTKEDGIKAFHFINGSLILDQPVPKSLAWNGSYTAAVWVKNPEIAKEGEILLSWCDRNEYNLANSYNALAYNSGNYGAGVHLDGHFDMKYTKVPQADQWHYIVLTFDGVVEKVYVDGVLDNSQNMLLSSAIDKAKIRIGASDIGENFSGFIASAGLYDYALNQEDVLKVMEKTRPKKE from the coding sequence ATGTCGAAAAAGAAACTTTTTTACTGTTTGATTCTGTTGGTTTTTAAGGGATTCCTTCTGGCTCAGAAAAAAGCAGATGTGACTATTCCAGGAGCCGGAAATCCAATTTTACCGGGCTGGTTTGCAGATCCTGCTATTAAAAAGTTTGGTGATATTTATTATATCTACGCCACGACAGACAATGAAATGCTGGCATCTGGCGCGCCGACGGTCTGGTACAGCAAAGACTTTAAAAACTGGTACAATTACATCATGGAAATCCCTTCTTTTTCGTCAAAATCCATTACTAATTTTTGGGCTCCGGATATTCTGCAGGGAAATGACGGAAAGTATTATTTGTATTTTGGAAACTGCGAAATAGGCTGTAATATTTACGGTTACGTTTCAGATTCCCCTGTCGGTCCGTGGGAAAAACTTAGTCAGGATGATGTTCCGGTTATTTCAAACGGATATCCCCGTGAAGGTTTTCCATCTCTGGATGCACAGTTTTTTCAGGATTCAGACGGGAAGATTTATGGCTATTGGGGAACTTGGGTGCATTATAACGGAGGTTACGCTGCAGGTGAATTAAATAAAGATATGAGCAGTATGGCTAATTCGGTTAACATACCTCTGGAGCAGACTCCGGAACCTTTTGAAGCAGCTTACATGATGAAAAAAGACTCTAAATATATCCTGATGTATTCTGGAGCGTCCTGTCATGATGAAACGTACAACGTGCGTTATTCCTATTCTGATTCGCCATACGGACCTTTTATTCCCGGAAAAAACAATCCCGTTCTGAGTACCAATGAAGACAAAACGGTACATGGTCCCGGGCATCATTCGGTTTTAAAAGAAAACGACGATTATTATATCGTATACCATAAGCACGATTATCCTATGACTCGCGGCGGTCTGGCAAGACAGGTCTGCGTGGATCAGATGATTTTTGAGAACGATTCAACCATTAAAAAAGTTATTCCATCCATAAAAGGAATTAAGGATTTGGTAAAATCAGACGTTCCCCAAAATATTGCTTTTGGAGCAAAAATTACAGCGTCTTCGCATTATCATTTGAAATCAACGGAATATGATTATGAGTACAAACCATCGTTTGCTGCAGATGATAATAATGCCACGATGTGGAAGGCAGGAGATAACACAACTCCGCAATATTTAATGGTCGATTTAGGAGCAGAAAAAAAGGTTAAAAGAGTTATGACCCAGTTTGAATTTGCGAGTTATTATTATCAATACCAAATTGAATACTCGGTAAACGGAACTAAATGGTTCATGTATGCGGATAGATCGAAAAACCAGACAGCGGGAAGTCCCATGATTGATGATCAGGATGTTTCGGCTCGTTATATAAAATTAACGATTTCCGGCACCGAGAAAACAGGACTTTATCCGGCAGTCTGGAACATCAAAATATACAGCAGTTTATTTGAAATTCCGCTGGCATTACAAAACAAAAAATCAGATAAAAGCCCGGCGGTTAAAAGCACTGAAAAACTGTTGGCTGATATTGACGCTTCTAAAATTTCGAATGAAGAATTATCCTATTCCATAAAAAACAAAGGTTCTCTTAAAGGGAATTTTATAAAAGAAGGTGACGTAAGGCTGACTAAAGAGGACGGAATAAAAGCATTCCATTTTATAAACGGATCATTGATTTTAGACCAGCCGGTACCCAAAAGTTTAGCATGGAATGGTTCGTACACCGCTGCAGTCTGGGTTAAAAATCCGGAAATAGCAAAAGAAGGAGAAATTCTGCTGTCGTGGTGTGACCGAAACGAATACAATCTGGCAAATTCCTATAATGCACTGGCTTACAATAGCGGTAATTACGGAGCAGGTGTACATCTGGACGGTCATTTTGATATGAAATATACCAAAGTTCCCCAAGCTGATCAATGGCATTATATTGTTTTAACTTTTGATGGTGTTGTAGAGAAAGTGTATGTAGACGGCGTTTTAGATAATTCGCAGAATATGCTCTTGTCATCTGCCATCGATAAGGCAAAAATTAGAATTGGGGCATCTGATATTGGGGAGAATTTCTCCGGATTTATAGCTTCGGCAGGTTTGTATGATTACGCTTTAAATCAGGAAGATGTACTTAAAGTAATGGAAAAAACAAGACCTAAGAAAGAATAA
- a CDS encoding DUF885 family protein, whose protein sequence is MKNLILSLFLFIFMITPSFSSELTDVVNTYQSDKTALQNFYSNAESEEYYVRFSKFYADWSRQIKEIDFKNLSKDAKVDYLLLKNLIAKEDYFLQIEYKAYKEVASVLDFTAEINLFIQERRRGKRPVANKLAKAFDAAEITIDKKTEQLKNKPFKDWFAADKASKSVRSFQRALKEAYEFYYSYDPDFTWWMEKPYHKLSEKLKTYEEFLKTNYAKTSVKDDGSGIIGKPIGREAIIKSLSYEYIPYSPEELIAAAQSQFEWCKKEMIKASAELGYKNDWKAALEHVKDTYVPAGEQPQAITDLYNHSVKFIEDRDLITLPELTKETWQMIMMTPERQKINPFFTGGWEISISYPTEDMDQKDKLMSMRGNNPNFSFPTVQHELLPGHNLQFFMNSRHKSYRAPFDTPFWMEGWALYWEIILWNKQFPQTPEQKMGMLFWRIHRCARIIFSLKYHLGEMTPQQCIDLLVNEVGHEKANAEAEVRRSFASGDAPLYQVAYMTGGLQFFALRNELLAKGWTEKQFHDRVLKENMMPVELLRVLLEDLPVTEDYKTTWKFSTDFK, encoded by the coding sequence ATGAAAAACTTAATTTTAAGCCTTTTTTTATTTATATTTATGATTACACCTTCGTTTTCAAGCGAACTGACAGATGTTGTGAACACCTATCAGTCTGACAAAACAGCTCTTCAAAACTTTTATTCAAATGCGGAATCAGAGGAATACTATGTACGATTTTCTAAATTTTATGCTGACTGGTCCAGGCAGATAAAGGAAATTGATTTTAAAAATTTATCCAAAGACGCCAAAGTAGATTATCTTTTACTGAAAAACCTCATTGCAAAAGAAGATTACTTTTTGCAGATTGAATACAAAGCTTATAAAGAAGTCGCTTCTGTACTCGATTTTACAGCTGAAATTAATCTCTTTATTCAGGAAAGAAGAAGAGGAAAACGTCCTGTTGCCAATAAGCTGGCAAAAGCATTTGATGCAGCCGAAATTACCATCGACAAAAAGACAGAACAGCTGAAAAACAAACCCTTCAAAGACTGGTTTGCAGCCGATAAAGCATCAAAATCCGTTAGATCTTTTCAAAGAGCCTTAAAAGAGGCCTATGAATTCTATTACAGCTACGATCCTGATTTTACGTGGTGGATGGAAAAACCCTATCATAAACTGTCTGAAAAGCTTAAAACGTACGAAGAATTTTTAAAAACAAATTATGCTAAAACCAGTGTAAAAGACGATGGAAGCGGTATTATTGGAAAACCAATCGGCAGAGAAGCCATTATAAAAAGTCTTTCATACGAATATATTCCGTATTCGCCCGAAGAATTAATTGCCGCGGCTCAAAGTCAGTTTGAGTGGTGCAAAAAAGAAATGATCAAAGCCTCTGCCGAATTGGGTTACAAAAACGACTGGAAAGCCGCTCTTGAACACGTTAAAGATACCTACGTTCCGGCAGGAGAACAGCCTCAGGCTATTACCGATTTGTACAATCATTCGGTAAAATTTATAGAAGACCGCGATTTGATAACCCTTCCGGAACTTACAAAAGAAACCTGGCAGATGATTATGATGACGCCCGAACGTCAAAAAATAAATCCGTTTTTTACAGGAGGCTGGGAAATAAGTATTTCATATCCAACCGAAGATATGGACCAGAAAGATAAACTAATGAGCATGCGCGGGAATAACCCAAATTTTTCTTTCCCAACTGTTCAGCATGAATTACTTCCGGGGCATAATCTCCAGTTTTTCATGAACAGCCGCCACAAATCTTACCGCGCTCCATTTGACACTCCGTTCTGGATGGAAGGCTGGGCTTTGTACTGGGAAATCATCCTTTGGAACAAACAATTTCCGCAGACACCGGAACAGAAAATGGGAATGTTATTCTGGAGAATCCACCGTTGTGCGCGAATCATCTTTTCGCTTAAATACCATTTAGGAGAAATGACGCCGCAGCAATGTATTGATTTATTGGTAAATGAAGTCGGACACGAAAAAGCCAATGCAGAAGCCGAAGTAAGACGTTCCTTTGCCAGCGGTGACGCGCCTTTATATCAGGTCGCGTATATGACAGGCGGTTTGCAGTTTTTTGCTTTAAGAAATGAATTATTGGCAAAAGGATGGACAGAAAAACAATTTCACGACCGTGTTTTAAAAGAAAATATGATGCCTGTTGAATTATTAAGAGTTTTACTCGAAGATCTTCCTGTAACCGAAGATTATAAAACAACATGGAAATTCTCAACTGATTTTAAATAA
- a CDS encoding beta-galactosidase, translating to MKHASHFSKTLFILIGLLTGFNSIAQNFEKYFPKKDLTTVGVYYYPEHWDESQWDRDLKKIAEMGFEFTHFGEFAWAQLEPQEGVYDFKWLDKAVAIAAKYKLKIVMCTSTATPPVWLVRKHPDVLATYEDGTKTDHGSRQHASFSSNYYRTYSLKMIEQLAKKYGNNKNIIGWQVDNEPARFLDYGVDAQQRYRNWLKEKYKNIDALNDAWGNKFWSGIYSSFDEINIPLHKEWGMNLHSQLDHYRFADEETATFLDSQAVTIRKYVSKDQWITSNYRSNYNEGFVGMSKELDFDCYTRYLVYGSSLGVGKNGYRLGDYTAIGMSNDFFRPLKGMYGCMELQPGQVNWGSINPQPLPGSVRMWLWHVFAGGSKFACTYRFRAPLYGYEQFHYGIVGTDGVTPTPGGLEFKQFIKEIDTLRKKYDAKAKLPDDYLKRKTGILFNADNVMGIDLNKQTKEWNTIGHFLKYYKAAKSIGAPVDFVRDTTDFSRYPFLIVPAYQMIDQKMIDKLRLYAKNGGNLILSCRSGIQNRLGHLWETKFYEPMWSLIGSQIDSYDLLMPQSPGTIKFEDKDFSWTSWGDLLKPNKGTEIWATYEGDFYTGTPAIILHKEGKGTVTYIGVDSKNSDLEKQVIRKLYKKQNTAVEEYPEGIMVDYRDGFGIAVNYSDKEYDINLPKNVQIIFGTKSIKTADVLVWKY from the coding sequence ATGAAGCACGCATCCCATTTTTCCAAAACACTATTTATCCTGATTGGATTGTTAACCGGTTTCAATTCAATTGCCCAGAATTTCGAAAAATACTTTCCAAAAAAAGATCTGACAACGGTTGGGGTATATTATTATCCTGAACATTGGGATGAAAGCCAATGGGACCGCGACCTGAAAAAAATTGCCGAAATGGGTTTTGAGTTTACTCATTTTGGAGAATTTGCCTGGGCACAGCTGGAACCTCAGGAAGGCGTTTATGATTTTAAATGGCTGGATAAAGCCGTGGCAATCGCAGCAAAATACAAACTGAAAATTGTTATGTGCACCTCGACTGCAACACCTCCTGTATGGCTTGTACGCAAACATCCGGATGTGCTGGCGACGTATGAGGACGGAACCAAAACCGATCACGGTTCAAGACAGCATGCTTCATTTTCGAGTAATTACTATAGAACCTATTCTTTAAAAATGATCGAACAGCTGGCAAAAAAATATGGAAATAATAAAAACATCATAGGCTGGCAGGTAGACAATGAACCGGCTCGTTTTCTGGATTACGGAGTAGATGCGCAGCAGCGTTACCGAAATTGGTTAAAAGAAAAATATAAAAATATAGACGCTCTAAACGATGCGTGGGGAAATAAATTCTGGAGTGGTATTTACAGCAGTTTCGACGAGATTAACATTCCGCTGCACAAAGAGTGGGGAATGAACCTGCATTCGCAGTTAGACCATTACCGATTTGCCGATGAAGAAACCGCTACTTTTCTGGATTCGCAGGCAGTAACCATTCGAAAATATGTAAGCAAAGACCAATGGATTACTTCCAATTACAGATCCAACTACAATGAAGGTTTTGTAGGCATGAGCAAAGAGCTTGATTTTGACTGCTATACGCGTTATCTGGTTTATGGGTCTAGTTTGGGAGTAGGAAAAAATGGCTATCGCTTAGGCGACTACACGGCTATAGGAATGTCAAATGATTTTTTCAGACCGCTAAAAGGAATGTATGGCTGTATGGAATTACAGCCGGGACAGGTAAATTGGGGAAGCATTAATCCGCAGCCATTACCGGGGAGTGTTCGCATGTGGTTATGGCACGTTTTTGCCGGAGGAAGCAAGTTTGCCTGTACTTATCGCTTTCGTGCGCCTTTGTACGGTTACGAGCAGTTTCACTACGGAATTGTGGGTACAGACGGTGTGACACCAACACCGGGAGGTCTGGAATTCAAACAGTTTATAAAAGAAATCGATACACTCCGTAAAAAATACGATGCCAAAGCAAAATTGCCGGATGATTATTTAAAGCGAAAAACAGGAATTCTGTTTAATGCCGATAATGTAATGGGAATTGACTTAAACAAACAAACAAAAGAATGGAATACCATAGGACATTTTCTAAAATATTACAAAGCAGCGAAATCTATTGGCGCGCCGGTTGATTTTGTGAGAGATACGACAGATTTTTCCAGATACCCGTTTTTAATCGTTCCGGCATATCAGATGATTGATCAGAAAATGATTGACAAGCTGCGTTTATATGCAAAAAACGGAGGGAATTTAATCTTAAGCTGCCGCTCCGGAATTCAAAATCGTCTGGGACATCTTTGGGAAACCAAATTTTATGAACCTATGTGGAGTTTAATTGGTTCTCAAATAGATTCTTATGATTTATTGATGCCGCAGTCTCCCGGAACCATAAAATTTGAGGATAAAGATTTTAGCTGGACAAGCTGGGGTGATTTATTAAAGCCGAATAAAGGAACAGAAATCTGGGCGACGTATGAAGGTGATTTTTATACCGGAACACCCGCGATTATTTTACATAAAGAAGGAAAAGGAACGGTAACCTATATTGGTGTAGATTCGAAAAATAGTGACCTTGAAAAACAGGTAATTAGAAAATTGTACAAAAAACAAAACACAGCTGTAGAAGAGTATCCGGAAGGCATTATGGTCGATTACCGTGACGGCTTCGGAATTGCGGTTAATTATTCGGATAAAGAATACGATATCAATTTACCAAAAAACGTACAAATTATCTTCGGAACAAAATCAATCAAAACGGCTGATGTTCTGGTTTGGAAGTATTAG
- a CDS encoding GH36 C-terminal domain-containing protein yields MYVNEDKTEAVLYSYTLHPLTDPNYGLVKLNGLDPVKQYKVKEINTMPNAKNTFEESGTVYSGDFLMKIGLKVSSYRQESSVVLEISAVTD; encoded by the coding sequence ATTTATGTAAATGAAGATAAGACAGAAGCCGTTTTGTATTCGTACACCCTGCATCCGTTAACAGATCCAAATTACGGACTTGTAAAACTAAACGGACTCGATCCTGTAAAACAATACAAGGTGAAAGAAATCAATACAATGCCAAATGCCAAGAATACTTTTGAAGAATCCGGAACGGTATATTCAGGAGATTTTTTAATGAAAATTGGCTTAAAAGTGTCGTCTTACAGACAGGAAAGCAGCGTTGTACTCGAAATTTCAGCTGTCACGGACTAA